The Phyllopteryx taeniolatus isolate TA_2022b chromosome 17, UOR_Ptae_1.2, whole genome shotgun sequence genome window below encodes:
- the LOC133467630 gene encoding uncharacterized protein LOC133467630 encodes MGRRAADPTTPVPVLGIPALVGARSWRTTGGDTTAGAQLQTWGLRSSSVGVQTSPGVARAPSERCAQLMYKLHTRSLHNAHATNSDVTKEYKALLLLTNSDKEKGANSEELRSKKEVTFQEFVGETLGDVVRSEDDSDCTPRTIEANPNSAGTATDAGPRIKPAVRYANGSVVDSEAMGGISVDNGDVTPTRGGYQKRLPRDMLLFSAPARFSASQKICNQCGGRRAAGVEIFGRNVLTAPACQSESLFHSDRDLLHSSKHLQLRPNETDIRPSNHQLLEKCPSRKKETSSQQGSPLQDALRHQKTRRPARPLHSMKGPFLTHKHAATLTQPQTIHTITDATIETKKDDGVDSLANMSLGNKSAQTGSLPSTPLMATATESNCPPTQTHSKCQYNVLQKVCVSVHATQENTPSHLYTTSNVNSSGIIPKTVPTFNSTLMSAQSTPASTACPRRENASQNSTRAAQRTKTKGDSKVSPKYRIRFSDRLKSQTQPTPVNPGRTPVDVAPTRREKNSLYSTVVVTGPVKHNVHLKANSNASDKHNKTQPVTSNSELTLCGKTASRNASCAALDSKLETSAPISTTPNYALYRNRALRSYSNIHPSSTLKENQKNFSVSYNSSLKTSKHNKSMNRNPFPCRNKPCHTQTTDIPSQHTHQPAPFCFVPNPTATLGLSKVAKNPSKSCHASNVMRSHPNRTDHSNKLNSELYSDEQLLTRDLINDLLWNESKKHPVLSQDTTPQNSIRPIKSKDSRLQGCVNGRQQTGAHDQGGTVREHEGQCATCPAGGTARRMDSNTLSTVHASSKTESNAHKQTHPNDPTASVAAKGKCEPLFTTLTKRNVHYELMHMQRLESNKSQVQQCLRGSKLSSIAPELRCSEGEHDTRCNSASPRRLGSRQAEAIVGRDSKVAGEQDTAELVSARSHPTGAVLFLPSSPRCGKSATVQQRLASVEAALAANKDRINTLLNIIHDLEASHTPATGRRCDKTGQDLKSCSTCQKNACIVYSVEYDFRQQERRFSEVLNVHSSRGKHADRLPQSRAPNFSLLRKAMKNVTTSKKTSKKLCKILLKWLPRKLKQV; translated from the exons ATGGGGAGACGAGCGGCTGACCCGACCACTCCGGTACCGGTTTTGGGCATCCCGGCCTTGGTTGGCGCGCGCAGTTGGAGGACAACAGGAGGCGACACAACCGCAGGAGCGCAGCTACAGACGTGGGGTCTTCGGAGCAGCAGCGTGGGCGTGCAAACGTCCCCGGGGGTAGCGAGAGCACCTTCCGAGCGGTGCGCACAGCTCATGTATAAACTCCACACGCGATCACTTCACAATGCCCACGCCACCAACAGCGACGTTACCAAGGAGTACAAAGCGCTACTACTGCTAACAAACAGTGATAAGGAAAAAGGGGCAAATAGTGAGGAATTGAGGAGTAAAAAGGAAGTGACCTTCCAAGAATTTGTCGGCGAGACTTTAGGGGATGTTGTGCGCAGTGAGGATGACAGTGACTGCACTCCGAGAACAATCGAGGCCAACCCGAATTCTGCAGGAACTGCAACCGATGCGGGCCCACGAATAAAGCCCGCTGTCCGCTACGCCAACGGTAGCGTGGTCGATTCGGAGGCGATGGGTGGCATCAGCGTCGATAATGGTGACGTGACCCCAACTCGCGGAGGATACCAAAAAAGACTGCCAAGGGACATGTTGCTGTTTTCTGCTCCCGCACGTTTCAGTGCATCGCAAAAAATATGCAACCAGTGTGGAGGCAGACGAGCGGCGGGAGTTGAGATTTTCGGGAGGAACGTTCTTACTGCTCCTGCTTGCCAATCAGAGAGCTTATTTCATTCAGACCGCGACTTGCTCCACTCCAGCAAACATCTTCAGCTGCGCCCTAATGAGACCGATATCCGACCGAGCAACCATCAACTCCTGGAGAAGTGCCCGAgcagaaaaaaagagacaagCTCACAACAAGGATCTCCTCTTCAAGACGCACTGAGACATCAAAAAACACGACGCCCCGCACGTCCACTCCATTCAATGAAAGGACCTTTTCTTACGCATAAACATGCCGCCACCTTAACCCAACCGCAAACCATCCACACGATCACCGACGCCaccattgaaacaaaaaaagatgatggtGTCGACAGCTTAGCAAATATGAGCCTTGGCAATAAAAGCGCCCAAACAGGAAGTCTCCCATCGACTCCTCTCATGGCCACAGCTACCGAATCAAACTGCCCACCGACGCAAACGCATTCCAAATGCCAATATAACGTCCTGCAAAAGGTGTGTGTATCTGTGCATGCTACGCAAGAAAACACTCCATCTCATTTGTACACAACGTCCAATGTAAACTCATCAGGTATTATCCCTAAAACGGTCCCAACTTTCAATTCTACGCTCATGTCCGCACAAAGTACGCCTGCTAGCACTGCGTGTCCTCGCCGCGAAAACGCATCCCAGAATTCGACACGTGCGGCAcaacgaacaaaaacaaaaggtgacTCAAAAGTATCACCTAAATATCGCATCAGATTCTCAGACCGCCTGAAATCCCAAACACAGCCCACACCCGTAAATCCGGGACGTACTCCCGTTGATGTAGCTCCGACGCGgcgagaaaaaaacagcttgtacAGCACTGTGGTCGTAACTGGCCCTGTCAAGCATAATGTTCACTTGAAAGCCAACTCCAATGCAAGTGACAAGCATAACAAAACACAGCCAGTGACCTCAAATTCTGAATTAACACTTTGTGGAAAAACAGCATCTCGAAACGCATCTTGCGCAGCCCTTGATTCTAAATTGGAGACGTCAGCTCCCATCTCCACAACTCCTAATTATGCTTTGTACAGAAACAGAGCCCTGAGGAGCTATTCAAATATTCACCCTTCATCGACACTGAAAGAAAACCAGAAGAATTTCAGTGTGTCGTATAATTCCTCACTTAAAACGAGCAAACACAACAAATCAATGAATCGTAATCCATTTCCCTGCCGTAACAAGCCTTGCCACACGCAAACAACTGACATCCCATCCCAACACACTCATCAACCTGCgcccttttgttttgttccaaaTCCGACAGCAACGCTCGGGCTGTCAAAAGTGGCCAAAAATCCGAGCAAAAGCTGTCATGCGTCAAATGTGATGCGAAGCCATCCTAACAGAACTGACCATTCCAACAAACTTAACAGTGAATTGTATTCCGATGAACAACTATTGACTCGGGATCTAATCAATGACTTATTATGGAATGAGTCCAAAAAACATCCCGTTCTATCACAGGACACAACCCCTCAAAATAGCATTCGCCCAATTAAGTCAAAGGACTCTCGTCTGCAGGGCTGCGTGAACGGGCGACAACAAACGGGCGCACATGATCAAGGAGGCACAGTAAGAGAACACGAGGGACAGTGTGCCACATGCCCGGCAGGAGGAACAGCCCGCCGGATGGATTCAAATACGCTATCAACCGTGCATGCGAGCAGTAAGACTGAATCTAATGCCCATAAACAGACTCATCCAAATGATCCAACAGCCTCTGTCGCAGCAAAAGGAAAATGCGAGCCCCTTTTCACCACACTGACAAAAAGAAATGTCCATTATGAGCTCATGCACATGCAAAGGCTTGAGTCAAACAAATCACAGGTTCAACAATGTCTCAGAGGCTCGAAGTTGTCTTCAATTGCACCAGAACTCCGCTGCAGCGAGGGAGAACATGATACGCGTTGCAATTCCGCATCGCCCCGACGCCTCGGGTCCCGCCAGGCCGAGGCCATCGTCGGCCGGGATTCAAAAGTCGCCGGCGAGCAGGACACGGCGGAACTCGTCTCGGCCCGTTCCCACCCGACCGGTGCGGTTCTCTTTCTGCCTTCTTCCCCTCGCTGCGGGAAATCGGCAACCGTACAACAAAGGCTTGCAAGTGTGGAGGCCGCTCTGGCCGCTAACAAGGACAGAATCAACACTCTGCTGAACATCATCCATGACCTGGAGGCCAGCCACACTCCTGCCACGGG tcgaCGATGCGACAAAACAGGACAGGACCTCAAAAGCTGTTCCACCTGCCAAAAGAATGCTTGTATTGTCTACAG